In Flavobacterium sp. N1736, the following are encoded in one genomic region:
- a CDS encoding type IX secretion system membrane protein PorP/SprF — protein sequence MRTKLFALTIMLVTLGSYAQQDAQFTQYMYNTITINPAYAGSRGALSIFGLYRTQWVGLDGAPETSTFSINTPLNNSRLGIGASLINDKIGPTNENNLSADLSYTIQTSAEFKLSFGIKGTANLFNLDINKLNPEDQGDPQFQDLDNKFSPNVGAGVYWHSDKAYVGLSVPHFIETNRYDDNDVAIYKDKINYYLMGGYVFNLDRYEYYKFKPAVLAKMVEGAPLQVDISANFMFVDKFVLGAAYRWSASVSAMAGFQITDGLYIGYGYDRETTKLNNYNSGSHEIFLRYEFISSKNRMTTPRFF from the coding sequence ATGAGAACTAAACTATTTGCCCTGACCATTATGCTTGTAACACTTGGCAGTTACGCACAGCAGGATGCGCAGTTTACCCAGTATATGTACAACACCATTACGATAAATCCTGCCTACGCCGGTTCCCGGGGGGCGCTGAGTATTTTTGGCTTGTACAGAACCCAGTGGGTAGGTCTGGACGGGGCACCTGAAACGAGTACTTTTTCCATAAATACGCCTTTAAACAATAGCCGGCTGGGAATCGGGGCATCACTAATTAATGATAAAATAGGCCCGACCAATGAAAATAATTTATCGGCAGACCTGTCCTATACCATTCAGACTTCTGCAGAATTCAAGCTTTCTTTTGGAATCAAAGGAACGGCAAACTTGTTCAATCTGGATATTAATAAACTCAACCCGGAAGATCAGGGAGATCCCCAGTTTCAGGATCTGGACAATAAATTTTCTCCCAATGTCGGCGCGGGAGTTTACTGGCATTCCGACAAGGCTTATGTCGGGTTGTCTGTTCCTCACTTCATTGAGACCAATCGCTATGATGACAACGATGTTGCCATTTACAAGGATAAAATCAATTACTATTTAATGGGAGGTTATGTATTTAACCTGGACAGGTATGAGTATTATAAATTCAAACCCGCAGTTCTGGCCAAGATGGTAGAAGGGGCGCCGCTGCAGGTTGATATTTCAGCCAATTTTATGTTTGTTGACAAATTTGTTTTGGGCGCTGCTTACAGATGGAGCGCTTCTGTGAGTGCTATGGCCGGTTTCCAGATAACCGACGGCCTTTACATAGGCTATGGATATGACCGTGAAACCACAAAACTGAACAACTACAATTCGGGCTCGCATGAGATATTTCTGCGCTATGAATTCATCAGCAGTAAAAACAGAATGACAACGCCGCGTTTCTTTTAA
- a CDS encoding gliding motility-associated C-terminal domain-containing protein has protein sequence MNVAATTTNLAAGTIAYQWQSSVDGASGWTNVSGGTGANSDTYTTSTLTSNLYFRARITQSVSGCEAFSNPALVNVTAITAQPATPAAVCIGGIVNISVTASSNGGSGTLSYQWQSDSGSGFVNETNPTATTTNFTSDALNSTTVFRVLVTSSTTNCTLTSNPVTATVVPDPAITAQPAGGIVCSGGTFTLTVAANGGTPGLNYQWFSSSDNVSFASISGANSNTYTTPVLTADTYYRAEVSATGNGCGLVTSNNVLVDVIPDPVVTQQPFGNTICSGTTYTMNAAVSADASGGTLIYQWESSTDGTSGWANVMGGTGATTDTYTTAVLTSNLYYRVRITQAFSGCEVYSNTALVFVTTIAGQPATPAAICVGGTVSLSVTASINGGSGTLSYQWQSDSGSGFVNETNPTATTANFTSDALSITTVFRAIVTSSATNCTLTSNPVTATVVPDPAITVQPAGTTICSGANHTLSVSATNGTPGLTYQWFSSLNNTTFTAITGATAPTYATPALTQTTFYRVDVSASGNGCTTITSNAATVTVLSDVSITTQPVQKTNICSGSTATLNVTASGGSGNYTYQWKNSIVLAGPYNDIPGATSASYTTPALTQNTYYQVVISDATQGCDPVSSSIAAVIIPSITTQPATPPTVCVGGTVSVSAQASANGGSANFTYQWQSSADGTTGWANVSGGTGGSTANYTSGPLTAITYYRCVITSTTPSCTLITNVVTAAVIPDPTIAVQPVGGNICEGGTFTLTASAANGSGSYAYQWQKSLDGSSGWANVTDGTGANTTSYTTGAVNAATFYRLQVTDSGIGCGVVNSDAAEVDVFESPIINLQPTDGEVCINQTHTFAVTATGNIPSGTLLYQWQTASALTGPYINVTDGTGGTTSLYTTPAYATSGNRYFRVLISQSQAGCQTTSNQVTLHVFDVPAAPIGLVTQQPSCTNAAGTIAITNPDLGTGYEYSTDGITFQTSNIFAGLASGNVPIYVRRIGLNTCISSPSSFTIFNRICSAAENFASISGDVGGNTGTQTILDSDTLNGIPVTASNVQITVNSISSYLIFDSLTNTISVAAGTPADDYTLTYTICEVGNLSNCSTATETIEVTTAGIDARIDVVVPPVNGYTGANNVINALTNDRLASAQATLSNVTLSVTSPASPIDPAVLNVPVLDVSTGNVNVPAGTVKGLYEIKYRICEIGSPLNCDTASILVQVQTTLIDADDDTAQNINGYTGQINVVNALTNDSLNGVPITTANFDEITVTQETGASAVYPGANVPIFSTTTGWVTVPEGTPADTYYITYHICEKLNPSNCSDASIAIVVDPAPLIVNDNLVSNVNGYQGAVNIINAYTSNDTFNGAAVNINLAGLLTPSILIPATPKTPGAPVPELVAASGRVNIPPGTPEGQYQIKYQICENLNTPAVPPIAGDLRTGNCDDAVVIINVTAPPILASDDTVGNVNSYSGGTDVINAFDNDVLNGGAIDLSTITAAIISNPSAINGGPVPTFDTATGFVSVPAGTPAGEYKFVYEICENLNTGNCDQATITITVVPAQIDAVNDIPFASINGFTGNPNAINALDNDTLNGVLVIASEVQIDVLIPASPANGSSVPILNPLTGNVNIPAGTAAGTYNITYRLREKLNLANTDIALISIEVTAPVIEANDDTITNINGYAATANAINVLSNDTLNGSAAALSNINITVDAPAVPINGGPIPVLEPLTGNVSIPAGTPAGDYEIKYTICEKINSTNCNNATVFINVIGAPIIANDDSASGINGFSGANNVVNALTNDTLNGVAVIPSQVNISNIVPAAAINGGEIPVLDPSGGSVNVPAGTSAGSYTIQYRLTENLNAGNFDTATITINVAAPAIVANNDAASNINGFTGANNVINAITNDRLNGLDIQLIKINITSISTTTPSDYVSGNPVPVLNTLTGNVDVPAGTSSGTYVIHYGICEKLNPLNCSEADITLNITAPVIDADNDFANNINGYEGAANVVNALANDELNGAPAAILQVDIHSLSTTPPASSTNGIVPILNLLTGFVDVPGGTSAGTYTIQYEICQKINPANCSAAAIIIVVNQPSIAAQDDSITNINGFEGAGNVLNAFTDNDTYNGVLLTDTSLITPTIITPAAPINGGLVPTLDPATGFVSIPAGTPAGAYQIRYRICAKLNTPNCDQALINIVVINPIIAANDDTAGNIIGYSGANNVINAYTNDTLNDAPVVLSDINRTLITPASSINGSPVPVLNLLTGNVDVPAGTHEGEYKIVYKICDRLNPANCDQAVITITVIANPIDAVNDSPAAVFDGSVDTGNAVNVLDNDTLNGAAAIPSEVQIDVLVPAGPINAGLVPILNPSTGIVSIPAGTTTGTYTMTYRLSEKLNLSNTDTAIITIQIQAPILAVNDSVTGINGYTGETSVVNAIANDLLNGAAVSLSQINITSINTATPADYTSGNPLPVLNTAAGIVDVPAGTSSGTYIIHYGICEKINPANCSEADISVVVTSATIIANNDIDLNVNGYTGSANALNVLDNDSFNDSSIEAKNAKIKVINISQITIAVLDPADPVNGNPNVPSLDPATGIVSVPPQTPAGLYRIEYRISENLNPANFDDATVFITVTATLIEANNDTVLNINGFQGQANVINAIANDKLNGAAAQLAEITIGVVIPAASINGAPVPALDLVTGSVSVPAGTPSGTYTIRYQICEKLNATNCSQADIIVTVISGPIMSNDDAAGGINGLDGANNVLNVLTNDVLDNTAPTLAQVKINLLTPADVISSAAVPVLNTATGLASVPAGTSSGIYTIVYEICENLNPVNCDQAVIKITVVQPSITLVKRGVFSDTNGDGYAQPGELIRYTFLVSNTGSMDLSSVTVTDPKATISGNPIASLPAGQLNVTNYTGTYVLTQADINSGRVANQALVTAQPSVGSAIQDLSDSDDPALVGKDDPTITPVPQFKQITLVKGGTLTGNGGAGSVIHYNFIVRNTGNVVLTNIEITDPLIGTAKIAVTPGVLIPGAAGTASASYTVKVADVAQGDVINTALVAGEAPDGTLVFDVSDSDDPTLGGDDDLTNVDLTMQPSIAVIKTGVFNDENKNGFAEIGETITYHFAVTNTGNVPLVNIIIKDPKPGLVIIGDPIILRKDETNADHFVGTYTLTAQDIDKGSVENQAAVQGVDPKQAAVTDTSDDNSIAEDDPTILVLNACKITIYNAVSPNGDGRNEIFKIDNIKCYSNSYVQIYDRWGVLVYDAHNYDNESVAFRGISEGRATINKQKRLPAGTYFYVITYTTYLNEPVTKTGYLYLSGN, from the coding sequence ATGAATGTTGCTGCAACGACAACAAATTTAGCAGCAGGAACAATTGCTTATCAATGGCAAAGTTCTGTTGATGGAGCTTCTGGCTGGACAAATGTTTCAGGCGGGACAGGAGCTAATTCAGATACCTATACAACTTCGACATTAACTTCTAATTTATATTTTAGGGCCAGAATCACACAATCAGTAAGCGGCTGTGAAGCTTTCTCAAATCCGGCATTAGTAAATGTTACTGCCATTACAGCGCAGCCTGCAACGCCTGCGGCAGTTTGTATTGGAGGCATTGTCAATATCAGTGTAACCGCTTCTTCAAACGGCGGATCGGGAACCTTAAGTTACCAATGGCAGAGTGATTCAGGTTCGGGTTTTGTAAATGAAACAAACCCAACGGCAACAACGACCAATTTTACCTCAGACGCTTTAAATAGCACAACTGTTTTTCGGGTTTTAGTAACTTCATCAACAACAAATTGTACATTAACTTCAAATCCGGTTACAGCAACCGTTGTTCCGGATCCTGCCATTACAGCTCAGCCAGCCGGGGGAATTGTGTGCAGCGGCGGAACATTTACCTTAACGGTTGCTGCAAATGGCGGAACACCAGGTCTAAATTATCAATGGTTCAGCAGTTCGGATAATGTGAGCTTTGCGTCAATTTCGGGAGCAAATTCAAATACCTATACAACTCCGGTTCTTACTGCTGATACCTATTACAGAGCAGAAGTTTCAGCAACTGGAAACGGTTGTGGTCTGGTTACTTCAAACAATGTGTTGGTTGATGTAATTCCAGATCCGGTTGTTACACAGCAGCCCTTCGGAAACACAATATGTTCGGGCACAACCTATACGATGAATGCTGCCGTTTCAGCCGATGCTTCTGGCGGAACCTTAATCTATCAGTGGGAAAGTTCTACAGACGGAACATCAGGCTGGGCAAATGTAATGGGAGGAACAGGAGCTACAACAGATACTTATACAACAGCAGTATTAACTTCAAACTTATATTACAGGGTTAGAATTACACAGGCTTTCAGCGGTTGTGAAGTTTACTCCAATACTGCTCTGGTTTTCGTTACAACTATTGCAGGACAGCCAGCAACTCCTGCTGCTATTTGTGTTGGAGGAACAGTAAGTTTAAGTGTAACGGCTTCCATAAACGGAGGATCAGGAACATTAAGCTATCAATGGCAAAGTGATTCAGGCTCCGGTTTTGTAAACGAGACAAATCCAACAGCAACAACGGCCAATTTTACCTCAGATGCTTTAAGCATAACTACTGTATTTAGAGCTATAGTTACTTCATCGGCAACAAATTGTACTTTGACCTCGAACCCAGTGACAGCAACTGTTGTTCCGGATCCGGCAATAACCGTTCAGCCAGCAGGAACTACCATCTGCTCCGGCGCAAATCATACCTTATCCGTTTCAGCGACAAACGGAACTCCTGGTTTAACCTATCAATGGTTCAGCAGTTTAAATAATACTACATTTACTGCCATTACAGGTGCAACTGCTCCAACTTATGCAACGCCTGCGTTAACGCAGACAACGTTTTACAGAGTTGATGTATCAGCAAGTGGAAATGGCTGTACCACCATTACATCAAATGCCGCGACGGTAACCGTTTTATCAGATGTTTCCATTACCACGCAGCCGGTTCAAAAAACAAATATTTGCAGTGGTTCAACAGCAACTTTAAACGTAACAGCAAGCGGAGGTTCCGGAAACTATACCTATCAATGGAAAAATTCTATTGTTCTGGCAGGACCTTATAATGATATTCCGGGAGCAACTTCAGCAAGTTATACTACTCCAGCCTTAACACAAAACACCTATTATCAGGTTGTCATTTCAGACGCAACCCAAGGCTGTGATCCTGTATCATCATCGATCGCGGCCGTTATTATTCCGAGTATTACAACACAGCCAGCTACACCGCCGACAGTTTGCGTAGGAGGTACTGTTTCTGTTTCTGCTCAGGCTTCTGCTAACGGGGGTTCTGCCAATTTTACCTATCAATGGCAAAGTTCGGCAGACGGAACCACAGGCTGGGCGAATGTTTCGGGAGGAACAGGCGGTTCAACTGCCAATTATACTTCGGGACCTCTTACTGCAATAACTTACTATCGTTGTGTCATCACTTCAACGACACCTTCCTGTACGCTTATTACCAATGTTGTAACGGCGGCAGTAATACCGGATCCAACAATAGCGGTACAGCCTGTTGGAGGAAATATCTGTGAAGGCGGTACTTTTACCTTAACAGCAAGCGCGGCAAATGGTTCAGGATCTTATGCGTATCAATGGCAGAAATCTTTAGATGGAAGTTCGGGATGGGCAAATGTAACGGATGGAACAGGCGCAAACACGACGTCTTACACAACCGGAGCTGTAAATGCAGCTACTTTCTACAGACTGCAGGTAACAGATTCTGGAATTGGCTGTGGAGTTGTAAATTCAGATGCAGCAGAAGTTGATGTTTTTGAATCTCCAATTATAAACTTACAGCCAACAGATGGAGAAGTTTGTATTAATCAGACCCATACTTTTGCCGTTACGGCAACAGGAAATATTCCGTCAGGAACTTTATTGTATCAATGGCAGACAGCATCGGCTTTGACAGGGCCTTATATAAATGTTACAGATGGTACGGGCGGAACAACGTCTTTGTATACAACACCAGCATATGCTACTTCGGGCAATCGATATTTCAGGGTTTTAATTTCCCAATCACAGGCAGGCTGCCAGACTACTTCAAATCAGGTTACGTTACATGTTTTTGACGTTCCGGCCGCGCCGATTGGTTTGGTAACACAACAGCCTTCCTGTACAAATGCAGCAGGCACAATTGCCATCACCAATCCGGATTTGGGAACTGGATATGAATACAGTACAGACGGAATAACTTTTCAGACCAGTAATATTTTTGCTGGTTTGGCCTCTGGAAATGTTCCAATTTATGTACGTAGAATTGGTTTGAATACTTGTATTTCTTCACCTTCAAGCTTTACCATTTTTAATAGAATATGCTCAGCTGCTGAAAACTTTGCTTCAATATCCGGAGATGTTGGAGGAAATACGGGAACGCAGACTATCTTAGACAGCGATACATTAAATGGAATTCCGGTAACGGCGTCCAATGTTCAGATAACGGTAAATTCTATTTCAAGTTATTTGATTTTTGATTCCCTAACCAATACGATTTCCGTAGCCGCTGGGACTCCTGCAGATGATTATACTTTAACCTATACAATCTGTGAAGTTGGAAATTTAAGCAATTGCTCCACTGCAACTGAAACCATAGAAGTAACAACTGCCGGAATTGATGCCAGAATTGATGTTGTAGTTCCGCCTGTTAATGGATATACAGGTGCAAATAATGTTATTAATGCCTTAACAAATGACAGACTGGCAAGCGCGCAGGCCACACTTTCAAACGTAACGCTTTCCGTAACAAGCCCGGCTTCGCCAATAGATCCTGCTGTTTTGAATGTGCCTGTTCTAGATGTTTCTACAGGAAATGTAAATGTGCCGGCGGGAACCGTAAAAGGACTTTACGAAATCAAATACCGCATCTGTGAAATTGGAAGCCCTTTAAATTGTGATACGGCAAGTATTTTAGTGCAGGTTCAAACTACACTAATTGATGCGGATGATGATACAGCTCAAAATATTAATGGTTATACCGGACAAATAAACGTGGTTAATGCCTTAACGAACGATAGTTTGAACGGGGTTCCAATTACAACCGCAAATTTTGATGAAATAACAGTAACGCAGGAAACAGGGGCAAGCGCAGTTTATCCCGGGGCCAATGTGCCAATATTCAGTACAACGACAGGCTGGGTAACTGTGCCGGAAGGAACTCCTGCGGATACCTATTACATTACCTATCATATTTGCGAGAAATTGAATCCTTCAAATTGTTCGGATGCAAGTATTGCAATTGTTGTTGATCCGGCGCCGTTAATCGTAAATGATAACCTTGTTTCAAATGTAAACGGATATCAAGGAGCGGTGAACATCATTAATGCTTACACCAGCAACGACACTTTTAACGGAGCGGCTGTAAATATTAATTTAGCAGGACTTCTTACACCTTCAATTTTGATTCCTGCAACGCCAAAAACTCCCGGAGCGCCAGTTCCCGAATTGGTAGCGGCCTCAGGAAGAGTTAATATTCCGCCAGGAACACCCGAAGGGCAGTATCAGATTAAATATCAAATCTGCGAGAATCTTAATACGCCTGCAGTTCCGCCAATTGCAGGAGATTTAAGAACAGGAAATTGTGATGATGCTGTTGTTATAATTAATGTAACAGCGCCGCCAATTCTTGCCAGTGACGATACTGTTGGCAATGTCAATAGTTATTCTGGCGGAACAGATGTCATAAATGCCTTTGATAATGATGTATTAAATGGCGGCGCAATTGATCTCAGCACTATTACAGCAGCTATTATTTCAAATCCAAGTGCAATAAATGGCGGTCCGGTTCCAACGTTTGATACAGCAACAGGTTTTGTGAGCGTTCCGGCAGGAACCCCGGCAGGCGAATATAAATTTGTTTATGAAATCTGCGAAAACCTCAATACAGGAAACTGCGATCAGGCTACGATCACTATTACGGTTGTTCCGGCGCAAATTGATGCCGTTAATGATATTCCGTTTGCTTCCATCAATGGATTTACCGGTAATCCTAATGCTATAAATGCCCTGGATAATGACACTTTAAACGGAGTTTTGGTTATTGCCTCAGAAGTTCAGATTGATGTTTTAATTCCGGCAAGCCCTGCCAACGGAAGTTCAGTTCCAATCTTAAATCCATTAACAGGGAACGTCAATATACCGGCAGGAACAGCAGCAGGAACTTATAATATAACCTATCGCTTAAGGGAAAAACTGAACCTTGCCAATACTGATATTGCCCTTATTTCGATAGAAGTCACAGCTCCGGTTATTGAAGCAAATGACGATACGATTACCAATATAAACGGATATGCTGCCACAGCAAATGCCATCAATGTTTTGTCTAATGACACCCTTAACGGTTCAGCTGCAGCCCTTTCAAATATAAATATAACGGTTGATGCTCCGGCTGTGCCCATAAATGGCGGACCAATTCCTGTATTGGAACCGTTAACCGGAAATGTGAGTATTCCGGCAGGAACCCCTGCAGGAGATTATGAAATTAAATACACCATCTGCGAGAAAATAAATAGCACAAACTGCAATAATGCGACCGTATTTATTAATGTAATTGGAGCGCCAATTATTGCTAATGATGATTCTGCCAGCGGTATAAACGGATTTTCCGGAGCAAACAATGTTGTAAATGCTTTGACAAACGATACGCTCAATGGCGTTGCGGTAATTCCGTCGCAGGTTAACATCAGTAATATTGTTCCGGCAGCGGCAATAAATGGAGGGGAAATCCCTGTTTTAGATCCGTCAGGCGGAAGTGTAAATGTGCCGGCGGGAACTTCAGCGGGAAGTTATACTATTCAATATCGCTTAACAGAAAATTTAAATGCCGGCAACTTTGATACAGCAACAATAACCATTAATGTTGCTGCCCCGGCAATTGTGGCCAATAATGATGCTGCAAGTAATATTAACGGATTTACGGGCGCAAATAATGTGATTAATGCCATTACAAACGACAGATTAAACGGATTGGATATTCAGTTAATTAAAATTAATATTACTTCGATTTCAACAACAACTCCATCGGATTATGTTTCAGGGAACCCGGTTCCGGTATTGAATACTTTAACCGGAAATGTAGATGTTCCGGCCGGAACTTCATCAGGAACTTACGTGATTCATTATGGAATCTGCGAAAAACTAAATCCGTTAAATTGCAGTGAAGCTGATATTACACTCAATATTACCGCGCCAGTTATTGATGCTGACAATGATTTTGCCAATAATATTAACGGGTATGAAGGTGCTGCCAATGTTGTGAATGCTTTGGCAAATGATGAACTTAACGGCGCGCCGGCTGCTATACTTCAAGTCGATATTCATTCTTTAAGTACAACGCCACCTGCTTCTTCAACAAACGGAATTGTTCCGATATTAAATCTGCTTACAGGATTTGTAGATGTTCCGGGGGGAACTTCGGCGGGAACTTATACGATTCAGTATGAAATCTGCCAGAAAATAAACCCGGCAAACTGCAGTGCCGCAGCCATTATAATTGTTGTAAACCAGCCTTCGATTGCAGCCCAAGACGATTCAATTACAAATATAAACGGATTCGAGGGAGCAGGCAATGTCCTAAATGCATTCACAGATAATGATACCTATAACGGGGTTCTTTTAACCGATACCAGTTTGATAACTCCAACTATTATAACTCCTGCAGCTCCTATAAACGGTGGTTTAGTTCCAACATTAGATCCTGCAACTGGTTTTGTCAGCATTCCGGCAGGAACACCGGCAGGAGCTTATCAGATCAGATATAGAATCTGCGCTAAACTGAATACGCCAAATTGTGATCAAGCGCTCATCAATATTGTTGTGATCAATCCAATTATAGCGGCAAATGATGATACAGCAGGAAATATTATAGGATACAGCGGGGCAAATAATGTAATAAACGCCTACACCAACGACACGCTGAATGATGCGCCGGTTGTATTATCAGATATTAACCGGACATTAATTACCCCGGCAAGTTCAATTAACGGATCTCCGGTTCCGGTATTGAATTTATTGACCGGAAATGTAGATGTCCCGGCAGGTACTCATGAAGGCGAATACAAAATAGTGTATAAAATCTGTGATAGGCTCAATCCAGCAAATTGTGATCAGGCTGTTATCACCATTACCGTTATTGCAAACCCAATTGATGCCGTTAACGATTCGCCTGCCGCTGTATTTGATGGATCTGTCGATACAGGCAATGCCGTAAATGTGTTGGATAATGATACCTTAAATGGGGCTGCCGCGATTCCTTCAGAAGTTCAAATTGATGTTTTAGTGCCTGCAGGTCCTATTAATGCAGGTTTAGTTCCAATTTTGAATCCATCAACAGGAATTGTCAGTATTCCGGCGGGAACCACAACAGGAACTTACACAATGACCTATCGTCTGAGTGAAAAACTGAATTTAAGCAACACCGATACGGCCATAATTACAATCCAGATACAGGCGCCAATTCTTGCTGTAAATGACAGCGTAACAGGAATTAACGGATACACAGGTGAAACCAGTGTTGTAAACGCAATTGCGAATGACTTATTGAACGGTGCTGCTGTTTCATTATCCCAGATCAATATCACTTCAATAAACACAGCAACCCCTGCAGATTATACTTCAGGAAATCCGCTTCCGGTATTAAATACAGCAGCAGGAATTGTGGATGTTCCGGCGGGAACATCTTCGGGAACTTATATTATTCACTATGGAATCTGCGAAAAAATAAACCCGGCAAACTGCAGCGAAGCCGATATAAGTGTTGTGGTGACTTCTGCCACAATTATTGCAAATAACGACATTGATCTTAATGTAAACGGGTATACAGGATCCGCAAATGCCTTGAATGTTTTGGACAATGACAGTTTTAATGATTCATCGATAGAGGCTAAAAATGCAAAAATAAAAGTCATCAATATCAGCCAGATCACCATTGCGGTTTTAGATCCTGCAGATCCTGTTAACGGAAATCCTAATGTGCCGTCTTTGGATCCGGCAACAGGAATTGTCAGTGTTCCGCCCCAGACTCCTGCGGGATTATACAGAATAGAATATCGAATTTCAGAGAATCTAAATCCGGCCAATTTTGATGACGCGACTGTATTTATTACGGTAACGGCAACGCTGATAGAGGCTAACAATGATACCGTCTTAAATATTAATGGTTTTCAGGGGCAGGCCAATGTTATCAATGCAATTGCAAACGACAAACTGAATGGGGCGGCTGCTCAATTGGCTGAAATAACCATTGGAGTTGTGATACCTGCAGCTTCAATAAATGGAGCTCCCGTTCCGGCTTTAGATCTGGTTACCGGCAGTGTGAGTGTTCCGGCAGGAACGCCAAGCGGAACTTATACGATCAGATATCAGATTTGTGAGAAATTAAATGCCACAAACTGCAGTCAGGCCGATATTATTGTGACCGTAATTTCAGGGCCAATAATGTCAAATGATGATGCCGCTGGTGGAATTAACGGTTTAGATGGAGCTAATAATGTATTGAATGTGCTGACCAATGACGTATTAGATAATACAGCGCCAACGTTAGCTCAGGTTAAAATAAACCTGCTGACGCCAGCCGATGTTATTTCTTCAGCTGCCGTACCTGTTTTAAATACTGCTACAGGACTGGCAAGTGTTCCGGCGGGTACTTCATCAGGAATTTATACCATTGTGTATGAAATCTGCGAAAACCTAAACCCGGTAAATTGTGACCAGGCAGTCATTAAAATAACGGTTGTACAGCCCTCCATTACCCTGGTGAAAAGAGGGGTTTTCTCCGATACCAACGGCGATGGCTACGCGCAGCCGGGAGAACTGATCCGTTATACATTCCTGGTAAGCAATACCGGAAGTATGGATTTAAGCAGTGTGACAGTTACGGATCCCAAAGCCACCATTTCCGGAAACCCAATAGCCAGTTTACCTGCCGGTCAGCTCAACGTAACCAATTATACAGGAACGTATGTTTTAACTCAGGCCGATATTAATTCAGGTAGGGTTGCCAATCAGGCTTTGGTTACCGCGCAGCCTTCCGTAGGAAGTGCCATTCAGGATTTATCAGACAGCGATGACCCGGCGCTTGTCGGCAAAGACGACCCAACCATTACCCCTGTGCCTCAATTCAAACAGATTACTTTAGTAAAAGGGGGAACACTGACAGGTAACGGCGGGGCAGGATCTGTGATCCATTATAATTTCATTGTCAGAAATACAGGTAATGTGGTATTGACGAATATTGAAATAACTGACCCATTGATAGGCACAGCGAAAATTGCTGTTACGCCAGGTGTATTAATTCCAGGAGCGGCAGGAACAGCTTCAGCATCGTATACGGTAAAGGTTGCCGATGTTGCGCAGGGCGATGTAATCAATACGGCCCTTGTGGCAGGAGAGGCGCCTGACGGAACCCTTGTTTTTGATGTTTCAGATAGTGATGATCCAACTTTGGGCGGGGATGATGATCTTACCAATGTTGATTTAACCATGCAGCCCTCTATTGCAGTTATTAAAACGGGAGTATTTAACGATGAAAATAAAAACGGTTTTGCTGAAATTGGTGAAACCATCACCTACCATTTCGCTGTTACCAATACCGGAAATGTACCGCTGGTGAACATCATTATAAAAGACCCGAAACCTGGACTTGTCATCATAGGGGACCCTATTATTCTTCGAAAAGATGAAACCAATGCGGATCATTTTGTCGGCACTTATACTTTAACGGCTCAGGATATTGATAAAGGAAGTGTTGAGAATCAGGCGGCAGTGCAGGGAGTTGATCCAAAACAGGCAGCGGTAACCGATACATCCGATGATAATTCCATTGCAGAGGACGATCCGACCATTCTTGTGTTAAATGCATGTAAAATCACGATTTATAACGCCGTTTCGCCAAATGGAGACGGCCGAAATGAGATTTTTAAAATTGATAATATTAAATGTTATTCGAATTCTTACGTGCAGATTTACGACCGCTGGGGTGTTCTGGTTTATGATGCTCATAACTACGATAATGAATCGGTGGCCTTTAGGGGAATTTCAGAAGGAAGGGCAACAATTAATAAACAAAAACGACTGCCCGCTGGAACCTATTTTTATGTGATTACCTATACGACGTACTTAAATGAACCGGTAACTAAAACAGGCTATCTGTATTTATCGGGAAATTAA